The Crassaminicella indica genomic interval GATTTGGAATAAATTTTGCAATATAATTTGATGACTAGATAAAAAATATGAAATGGGGATAAATTTGGAATAGATTATTACGAAAGAAAAAAGGGGGTATAAATATGCGTAAGAGTATAGAAGAAAAAATAATATACCTAAGAAAAGATATGCAAAACCTTATTGAACGAAAGGACAATCTTTTGGATCCAGAAATCATAAGAATTAGTCAGGAGTTAGATGTTTTATTGAATCAGTATAATAT includes:
- a CDS encoding aspartyl-phosphate phosphatase Spo0E family protein, translated to MRKSIEEKIIYLRKDMQNLIERKDNLLDPEIIRISQELDVLLNQYNIYLINKGVKGGVK